From the genome of Thermosynechococcus sp. NK55a:
CTTCCCAGGCAATCGCAGGAATTTTTCGAAGAGAGTGAGCCATGGCTAAACCGTGAACGGCAAGTTGTCTATCAGTATAAAAGAAAAAGGCAGCTCCTTTGCTTGAGCAACGCCATGGGGAACTGCCTAATAAATTTTTAAATTTTTAGAGAAATAGAGCCCTGCAGCCAGTTGGCAACAACCGTTCTGACTACTTGTACAACTCAGTGGAAAGCCGAAATGCCAGTACCGCAGGCAACAGGGCAATCACAAGGGCAACGTAAACTTGGGTATCGGTCAGCGCCATGAACAACTCCTTTATGGAATAACAGTCGCGATCAAGTGCTGTATTTATTACTCCATAGGTACTCCCCTTTGGCAACGCCTCCTCATAGTTCGTAACATTTTGCAGCTAGGTCTCTGGGGTGACCCTAGAACGCCAGTGGGGCAGCCGTCGCAGGATAGTCAGCATTGACACCCCTGTGGCCAGAAGTGTCAGCAAACTCAGCCCCACCAAGAGCACATAGAAGGGACGCCCCACCTCCCCCCAATAGCTTCCCTGATGTAGGCTCAGGAAAATTGCCGCCTGTTCCTTGGAGAGGCCAAACCAGTTGCGGCCAAGGCGATAGGCAATTCCTGTCGTGGCACTCACGAGCAAGGGCAATGCTGCAATGCCAGCTAGGAGGTGATGTAGCCGCCGCGCTGACCACTGGCCAGGGAGCGATCGCCCCCACAGGAGACCCAAACCCGTAGCAATGATTCCCAGCAAGCCCAAGCCAAGGACCAACACATAGAGCGGCACGCCCCATTCCCCCAGATAGCGGCCCTCATGGAGGGTCATCATTGCCCGCCCAAAGTCTTTAGATAGCCCAAACCAACTGCGCCCAAGACGATGGGCTATTCCCGTTGTGGCTGAGATCAATAGGGGTAGGGCAAAGATCACCACAAGGAATTGATGCCCCTGACTGCTGATCTTGGCAAGACGCGGTTTCAGAGCACTCATGGTTCCACCTCCATTTGCCAGGGAATCGCCAAGGTAAAGGCCGTGCCGCGATCGCCTGCGTAGGGACTGGTCACCCGCAGGTTTAGACCATAGGGACGCAGCAAATCCTGAGCGATCGCCAAGCCCAGACCACTCCCCTCAATCTCGCTGTCCGCTTGAATCCCCCGATATCCCCGTTCAAAAAGACGCGGCTGCACCTCCTTAGGAATGCCACAGCCGGTATCCCAAACGGTTAACTCTAAGGCGGTGGGCGAGAGCGTCAAGCGCAGACCAATCGTGCCCCCTTGCGGGGTGTACTTAAAAGCATTGTCCAGTAGATTACCGACAACCTCCTGCAGCACCCGTTCCTCGAGCCAGATGGGCGGCAGTTGAGGCGGTATCTCCACCACAAAGGTTTTACCCTCCATTTCAGCGCGAGCTTGGGCGGCACTGATCAGCGGCAAGAGAGTTTCAGCTAGATCGAGGGGTTTACCCGCAAGGGGTAGGGGCTGTCTGCCCGTAAAGACGGGAATATCGTTGCGCTGTTGGCGATAGTCCTCCAACAGTGCCATGAGCCGCTCTGTTTCCTTGGCAATGCCTTCGGCGAGGGGACGCCCCTTGTGATCAGGTTCCAAGCGTTTGAGCAGGAGCTTGACAAACGTGCGAATGGCGGCCACGGGATTGCGCAGTTGATGGAGCAGATCGTCAAAGCGCTGTTGCTGTTGATCCAGTGGGTGGGCGCGGCAGTGGCTGAGCCATTGTTGCCGTTGATCCAAGAGGCAGGCGATGGCCAGGGTTTGTGCCACCTGTTGCAATTGTGCCTGCTCTGCTGCCAGCCAAGGACGGTGTTGCCGCTGTGCCACCAGTACCCCCAAGACCCAATTTTGGTACATCAGGGGCAGGATCAGTTGATTGGCTAAGGACGAGACAACCTGTTGAGGGTAATGGCTTAGAGCAGTCTCTGGGGCTGCGGTTGGCGGTGGTAGTGTCGGGGGAATGGGTACGCTCAGGAGGGGTGCCGCCTCTGGATAAACCGCAACAGGGGACCATGAGGGAGAGTCGTTGAGGGTTTCACTAAGGTAGACCGCCAGTGAAGAGGCCCCCAAGCTGTTGACAACGAGTTCTAATTGGGTGCGACAGAGGGCAGCAAATTCTTCACTGGCTGGCCAGAGCATCTAGGCAGTAACCCCGGAGTGACTCGACACTTGCGGGAGGAGGACTTGAAAGTCACCACTCCCTTTTGTATATTCTTCCAGCAATTGCTTTTCAATGGGAAGCAGGTTGGGATCTGGGTCAGCCTCCTGTTCCTTGAAGGTTTCTTCAATGAGTCCCATCTGCTCCTCTGCTTCAGCAAGGGCACTGAGCAGTTCTTCATGGATGGGAACATTGCCGTTTTGACTCACCAGCAACTGGTAGCGATCGCGCAGGTCATGGAGTTCCCGCTGCATGGCCTCTTTTTCAGCCATGAGCTGCTCTGTCATTTGCTTGTAGTATTTGAACGCCATCAGAAAAGGGACGAGCTTTTCCCGCAGGGTCATGTGGTCAATATCGAGTTTGGTATAGCGTTCTGCCAGTTGGCTATAGGCTTGGCACAGACGTAGGTAACGTTGGCTGAGAGTATCCATAGATTATCTAGAGAAAGGGTTATTGAGGCGCTACCCCCTATCATAGACGGGCAGCCTATTGGTCGCCATTGTCGCGGTTTCAGCAATTAAAACAATGTAAAATAGACTACGAAATTTTTAGGCGGATTGTGAGCCTCCACTGACAAGAGCCAGTGCCCAGATAGCCATAGGGCGCAGGTACATACTGGCACGGAAGGTACCCTTGGCCGTAATCGCCTCCGGCGTCCGAAATTGCAGGCCATTCTCGTAGATTTGCCGTACCACCACTTCGGCTAAACGCCATGCTTCGTGGGTCATTCCCCGCTGCCACAAAAAGGCGGCCAAGCCAAAGTTAATCCCCGTCCATACTTCAAGGGGATGGGTAGCGTGGGGGTTTTCAGGTTGCCCGTTGGGCAATAGACCATTGGCAGCCCCCAACTGGCCGTTGTGAAATTTGAGAAAACAGGTGTCGTAAATTTTCCGCAGGGCGCGATCGCAACAGTCGGGGGGCACAATATCCACCAAGCCCAAGAGTTGGGCATAAAACTGGCCACACAGTTGATCCGCCATGATCACATCGGAGCCACTGCCCGTATCGAGACGATAGTACTCGCCATTCCACAGCAGTTGATGGTAGCGGGGGCGAGCTTGGCTAAGCCACTGGCGGTAGGTTTCCACCTGCGGTTGTTGGAGAATCGTGCCGAGGGCGATCGCCGCCTCTAGGGCTGCCAACCACAAGCCACCACAGTAGGCACTGACTCCCTGTAGTTTCCAGTCATCGTAGGTTTGATCCGGGGCACCCCCATTTTCTGGCAGCCCATCGCCATCCTGGTCAAATTGTTTCAAATAGTCTAAGGCTGCCACCACCGCCGACCAGCACTCACGGGCGAAATCGAGATCTGTCCCCCCAGTGAACAAAAAGTCTCGATAGACCAACAGCACAAAATCCGAGGCCAAATCTTTCCACAGATTACAGTCTTGGTAGGCCGTGTAGTTGGTCTTTTCCCAAGGGTGCTCATTGGGAGCACCGAGATCGTGGGGAACGGCATTGGCCAGTTTACGAGGCGCTTTGTAGGCGGTTTCGGGATCACCGCGATAGAAGTAGCCAATGATTCTCAGGGTTGGATCCGCTGTCGGAATGGCCCGCGCAAAGGCACGCATCACGGATTTTTCCAGCTCTGGCCACAGTTGCAGGAGGGCAAAGGAGCCATAAAGACGCACATCCAGACTTTCATACCAGCGGTAGTCAAGACATTCTAAAACGGCAAACTGACCCACAGGATCGCGATCGCTGGCCGCACTCCAGAGGCTCCCCCCACTACTGAGAACGTATAGCTCATTACACAGTGCCATCTTGAACCAGTCCGGCCAGTCGGGGTGGCTGAGGATCGGTGCTTGCCAAGTGCGAATCTGCTCTTGCCACGTGGCATAGGCGGCGAGGGCTTGGGCGGCAAGGGTGACGGCATTAGTCCCTCGGCGATCCCAAAAATCCGTGTAACGACGGTAATAGATCACCCCCTTGCCAAACTCGGTCACGGGAAAGTCCCACGCTAGGACCACAGGAATTTGTTTTCTTGCTCCCGGTGCCAAGGAAAAGCGCAGGGCAAAAGCGGCGGCCACCTGTTCTCCCACTGCCGCTGGGGTGGGGTCATGAACAAACGGTAGGGAACCATCCACGGAAAATGATTGCCATAGTTGTGCCCCATCTCCCTCTGGCTGCCAGCGACTACAGCCAAAAAACTCGCCAAGGCCTGTGGGAATTAATGCTGCCCATTCGCCATCCCCCTCTTGGGGTGGGTTGGGGTGGGGCATACGCCGCAGTCGCCAACCTTGAAAAGACGCCGTTTGAATCAGTTCATTAAAATTGCCGTCACTTTGACCCCAGCGGGGCGTGTAGGTATAGACAGGGCTACCATCATCGCGGATGGCAATGGCGGAAGAAGGGGCAGTATTGCGAAACCAACCGACGGTATTTTGCCACGAGAACATTAGGCTCAGGGTGAGGGACTGATCTGTGGGATTGCTGAATGTCCACAGAAACACCGCCACAGGGTAACTGGTTTCTTGGTAGTTGTGGGGCAGAATCGGTGAAAACTGTTCGCAGGTGATCTGGGCGCTAAAGACTCCCTCATAGACAAACCAACTGCGGGGATAGCGGGCAGCGTAGAAGCCTTTACCAGTGGGGTACCATTGCCAAGTACTGAGGCGGCCATCGCTCGGGGGAGTTCCTAGGGCGTAGGCTTGTGTCCGCTCTCCTTGCTCAAAAAGACTAAATTGACAGGCGGGCAGGGTGCCAAAGATGTGCTCTCCGCCATCAAGGTGCCAGAGGTTGAAGTCCCCGGCGGAGGAACGGCCAATACAGCCAGCGCCAAAGCCACCGAGGGGCATTCCATGCCAAGGGCCATCGTCTAAATTGCTGGCATAGCGAACGCGATAAGGATTCTCCCAGCCTTGGCCGATCGCCCGAGTCCAAGCACAGTTGGCAAATTCAATCACACCACTTTCCGAAGACTTGCCTAATCCAGAATACCGCTTTAGCGCTGCGCCATTTCTTGGCACTTTGCGCAGAGGCCAAAAAACTCCAGGGTGTGGTAAAAAACCTTGAAGTGATAGGACTCCTGTAGCGCCGTTTCGAGTTGCTGTACAGGACACTGCTCAATTCCAATGGATGTGCCGCAGTGTAAACAAGTGAGGTAGTGCTGATCCTGCTGCACCAAGCTATAGACCAGTTCACCACTGGGCAAGGGGCGTGCTTGCACCTCACCATTGATGCGCAGACTATCTAGGGTGCGATAAACCGTTGCCAGACCTAGGGGTGTATGTCGTTGCCGCAGTTCTAAAAAAAGCTCCTGCGCCGAGAGGGATCGGCCGCTGGCTCTAAGGGCATCGAGAATAATGGCTTGGCTACGGGTGCGTCGCGGCGGCATAGCAATAGAACAACATTACCTTGATTTTACCCTGCCCTTGCGGCTGCAATGAGATGAGCAATCAGACCTTGCGGCCAATCAGTTGGATCACCCAGCCTCGCCCGCGATGGCCTTGGCCCTCATGGATGTGCCGCTGGATTTCAAGGGCGTGGAGCCACTCTAGACCCGTCAGTTCTCTCTTCATTTGCTCT
Proteins encoded in this window:
- the psaM gene encoding photosystem I reaction center subunit XII, with protein sequence MALTDTQVYVALVIALLPAVLAFRLSTELYK
- a CDS encoding HAMP domain-containing sensor histidine kinase produces the protein MLWPASEEFAALCRTQLELVVNSLGASSLAVYLSETLNDSPSWSPVAVYPEAAPLLSVPIPPTLPPPTAAPETALSHYPQQVVSSLANQLILPLMYQNWVLGVLVAQRQHRPWLAAEQAQLQQVAQTLAIACLLDQRQQWLSHCRAHPLDQQQQRFDDLLHQLRNPVAAIRTFVKLLLKRLEPDHKGRPLAEGIAKETERLMALLEDYRQQRNDIPVFTGRQPLPLAGKPLDLAETLLPLISAAQARAEMEGKTFVVEIPPQLPPIWLEERVLQEVVGNLLDNAFKYTPQGGTIGLRLTLSPTALELTVWDTGCGIPKEVQPRLFERGYRGIQADSEIEGSGLGLAIAQDLLRPYGLNLRVTSPYAGDRGTAFTLAIPWQMEVEP
- a CDS encoding Fur family transcriptional regulator, encoding MPPRRTRSQAIILDALRASGRSLSAQELFLELRQRHTPLGLATVYRTLDSLRINGEVQARPLPSGELVYSLVQQDQHYLTCLHCGTSIGIEQCPVQQLETALQESYHFKVFYHTLEFFGLCAKCQEMAQR
- a CDS encoding GH116 family glycosyl hydrolase, producing the protein MIEFANCAWTRAIGQGWENPYRVRYASNLDDGPWHGMPLGGFGAGCIGRSSAGDFNLWHLDGGEHIFGTLPACQFSLFEQGERTQAYALGTPPSDGRLSTWQWYPTGKGFYAARYPRSWFVYEGVFSAQITCEQFSPILPHNYQETSYPVAVFLWTFSNPTDQSLTLSLMFSWQNTVGWFRNTAPSSAIAIRDDGSPVYTYTPRWGQSDGNFNELIQTASFQGWRLRRMPHPNPPQEGDGEWAALIPTGLGEFFGCSRWQPEGDGAQLWQSFSVDGSLPFVHDPTPAAVGEQVAAAFALRFSLAPGARKQIPVVLAWDFPVTEFGKGVIYYRRYTDFWDRRGTNAVTLAAQALAAYATWQEQIRTWQAPILSHPDWPDWFKMALCNELYVLSSGGSLWSAASDRDPVGQFAVLECLDYRWYESLDVRLYGSFALLQLWPELEKSVMRAFARAIPTADPTLRIIGYFYRGDPETAYKAPRKLANAVPHDLGAPNEHPWEKTNYTAYQDCNLWKDLASDFVLLVYRDFLFTGGTDLDFARECWSAVVAALDYLKQFDQDGDGLPENGGAPDQTYDDWKLQGVSAYCGGLWLAALEAAIALGTILQQPQVETYRQWLSQARPRYHQLLWNGEYYRLDTGSGSDVIMADQLCGQFYAQLLGLVDIVPPDCCDRALRKIYDTCFLKFHNGQLGAANGLLPNGQPENPHATHPLEVWTGINFGLAAFLWQRGMTHEAWRLAEVVVRQIYENGLQFRTPEAITAKGTFRASMYLRPMAIWALALVSGGSQSA